Proteins co-encoded in one Phytoactinopolyspora mesophila genomic window:
- a CDS encoding LacI family DNA-binding transcriptional regulator, translated as MAQDTYDGSVAPASPVRRATIKDVAEAAGVSRSTASRALTGRGYVAEGVRSRVLKAAKKLRYVPDATARHLKQQVSLSIGVLVSDLRNSFYAELAAGAGEASRAHGYSMMLADDGGLVDDEASAAEAFVALRVAGVVVTPVSRAVSDYLRRHGIPVVEVDRQFAPEECDAVVVDNRAAARRVTEQLTELGHRRIALFIDETDWTTGHDRYRGYREALDAAGIEEDPSLVVSSGWDVETAYNAALRLLGTEDRPTAVFAANNVLAEGVWRAAAKVKLGIPADLSVVSFDDAPWMSMVEPGVTAVAQDASALGRVAVERLMRRIADPADAPVADVIPVEIIQRGSTAPPRERG; from the coding sequence ATGGCGCAGGATACGTACGACGGTTCCGTGGCGCCGGCTTCACCGGTGCGCCGGGCCACGATCAAGGATGTAGCCGAGGCCGCGGGGGTCTCGCGGTCTACGGCATCGCGAGCGCTGACCGGGCGTGGCTACGTCGCCGAAGGGGTCCGGTCGCGGGTCCTCAAGGCTGCGAAGAAGTTGCGGTACGTGCCGGACGCCACCGCACGGCACCTCAAGCAGCAGGTCAGTCTGTCGATCGGCGTCCTCGTGTCGGACCTGCGCAACTCGTTCTACGCCGAACTGGCCGCCGGCGCCGGTGAGGCCTCACGCGCCCACGGATACAGCATGATGCTCGCTGACGACGGCGGCTTGGTCGACGACGAAGCCAGCGCGGCCGAGGCGTTTGTGGCCCTGCGGGTAGCCGGTGTCGTCGTCACCCCGGTCTCCCGTGCCGTATCCGACTATCTGCGCCGGCACGGGATCCCCGTCGTGGAGGTCGACCGGCAGTTCGCCCCTGAAGAGTGCGACGCCGTGGTGGTCGACAACCGCGCCGCTGCACGCCGGGTGACCGAACAGCTCACGGAGCTCGGGCATCGCCGGATTGCCCTGTTCATCGACGAGACCGACTGGACGACCGGGCACGACCGGTATCGCGGATACCGGGAGGCTCTCGACGCCGCCGGGATCGAGGAGGACCCGTCTCTGGTCGTTTCCAGTGGCTGGGACGTCGAGACCGCCTACAACGCCGCGCTCCGGTTGCTCGGCACCGAGGACCGCCCCACCGCGGTGTTCGCCGCCAACAACGTGCTGGCCGAAGGCGTGTGGCGGGCGGCTGCCAAGGTGAAGCTGGGTATTCCGGCGGATCTAAGCGTCGTGAGCTTCGACGACGCGCCGTGGATGAGCATGGTGGAGCCCGGGGTCACGGCGGTGGCCCAGGACGCGTCCGCACTGGGCCGCGTGGCGGTCGAGCGGCTGATGCGGCGCATCGCCGACCCGGCTGATGCACCTGTGGCGGACGTGATCCCGGTGGAGATCATCCAGCGTGGATCCACCGCGCCGCCTCGAGAACGCGGATGA
- a CDS encoding ROK family protein yields MSAGEPAVLSLDIGGTKLAVGVVTSDGAVHGLLVEPTRREQGPDAIISRLFGMGRSAIARAGLEVAAVGISCGGPLDSTRGILLSPPHLPGWIDIPLGDMARAEFGVPAFLENDATAAALGEHRFGAGKGVSTMLYLTISTGVGGGSVIHGKLHRGAAGNGGELGHVVVRPGGRMCSCGRRGCLEAYVSGTSIAERAAEALASGEVSTLADADPLTSVEVADAARADDQLARRIWDETTDVLGQAVTDLVNIFEPELVILGGGVTRTGSMLLEPVAEVVGRDAMPPAAKSAQVVLAGLGDVVCVAGAGVVAFDALTGANHG; encoded by the coding sequence ATGAGCGCAGGAGAACCCGCCGTTTTGTCACTCGACATCGGCGGCACCAAACTCGCTGTGGGGGTGGTGACGTCCGACGGGGCTGTCCATGGCCTCCTGGTGGAACCGACCCGCCGGGAACAAGGCCCAGACGCGATCATCTCGAGGCTGTTCGGCATGGGGCGAAGCGCGATAGCGCGCGCAGGACTGGAGGTGGCCGCGGTCGGGATCTCCTGTGGCGGCCCGTTGGACAGCACTCGCGGCATTCTGCTCTCCCCGCCTCACCTTCCGGGATGGATCGATATTCCGCTCGGTGACATGGCGCGGGCCGAGTTCGGCGTGCCTGCGTTCCTGGAGAATGACGCCACGGCCGCCGCACTCGGCGAACACCGCTTCGGTGCCGGCAAAGGCGTGTCCACCATGCTTTATCTCACGATCTCGACCGGAGTTGGTGGTGGTTCCGTCATCCACGGCAAGCTGCATCGTGGCGCTGCCGGGAACGGCGGCGAACTCGGCCACGTGGTGGTCCGTCCGGGCGGGCGCATGTGCAGTTGCGGCCGCAGGGGATGCCTGGAGGCGTACGTCTCCGGGACCTCTATCGCCGAGCGCGCCGCGGAGGCGCTGGCCTCCGGCGAGGTGTCAACGCTGGCCGATGCCGATCCGTTGACCTCGGTGGAGGTGGCCGATGCAGCCCGCGCCGATGACCAGTTGGCGCGCAGGATCTGGGACGAGACCACAGACGTCCTGGGACAGGCCGTGACCGACCTGGTCAACATCTTCGAACCCGAGCTGGTCATCCTGGGCGGCGGAGTCACCCGGACCGGCTCGATGCTGCTGGAGCCCGTAGCCGAGGTGGTTGGCCGTGATGCCATGCCGCCTGCGGCCAAATCCGCGCAGGTGGTGCTGGCCGGACTGGGTGACGTGGTGTGCGTCGCCGGTGCCGGCGTCGTGGCATTCGACGCACTGACCGGAGCGAACCATGGTTGA
- a CDS encoding D-sedoheptulose-7-phosphate isomerase yields the protein MLPAIRAVAEQLCRHFAAGGRLYTFGNGGSAADAQHFTGELIGHYKRDRRPLPAVTLTTDATVATCIANDYSFDDVFARQVSALARPGDVVGAFTTSGRSANIVAGLATARKQGATTVLFGGGDGGPALEHADHALLAPSTTTARIQEMHTLMLHLISEIVDVWAEEGPS from the coding sequence ATGTTGCCAGCGATCCGCGCCGTGGCAGAACAGCTGTGCCGGCACTTCGCTGCCGGAGGAAGGCTGTATACGTTCGGCAACGGTGGCAGCGCCGCGGACGCACAACACTTCACCGGCGAACTGATCGGGCATTACAAGCGCGACCGCCGCCCGCTCCCCGCCGTCACGCTCACCACGGACGCTACCGTGGCGACGTGTATCGCGAACGACTACTCGTTCGACGACGTGTTCGCGCGGCAGGTGAGTGCGCTGGCCAGGCCCGGTGATGTGGTCGGCGCCTTCACCACGAGTGGGCGCTCGGCTAATATCGTCGCCGGTCTCGCCACTGCCCGGAAACAGGGCGCCACCACGGTGCTCTTCGGCGGCGGCGACGGCGGACCAGCACTCGAGCACGCCGATCACGCACTGCTGGCGCCGTCCACCACTACCGCGCGCATACAGGAAATGCACACGCTCATGCTGCATCTGATCAGCGAGATCGTCGATGTCTGGGCCGAGGAGGGACCGTCCTGA
- a CDS encoding MBL fold metallo-hydrolase: MSAAVEEVAPGIFRIRDTCNVYVIRNESEGVSPATGVAVDFGDGTVLDHLDEMGIERLTHILMTHHHRDQGQGLPRAVEAGIEIHVPPVEQDLFAAVDRMWAGRPIANDYNLRQDKFSLLDPVPIAGTVPEYRMATYGGIDVRVLPTPGHTTGSVTYVVAHRGREIAFTGDLIYAPGKVWSLAATQWSYTENEGPAMAVLSCLQLIDEPLDLLLPSHGEPMDDPRSALSLLAERMGRYVDSRRPHPWDLRDRLDNPFVELTPHLLLNRTSNACSYVLLSDAGTAMVIDYGYDMTTGLPAGTDRASRRPWLASLPALRRQYGVEKIEVALPTHYHDDHVAGMPLLREAEGTEVWAPANVAPILEHPERYDLPCLWYDPIPVDRELPVGAAFHWREHAITVHELPGHTLYAAGFEFEVDGVRVMVTGDQQDIQGVPGERREILNYQYRNLFRIHDFQDSAALYRKVAPGLMVSGHWKHRWVDDAYLDLLAEQADEVVHIHHELLPLDEFDLGADGNAVTIRPYRSSVPAGGQVRFEVTVRNPLPGATDAAIHPVLPEGWSSVPEVVILKLGPGEVTTASVDVVAGDSVQARARVAMDVTFGRLRLGQHAEALVNVVPAE; this comes from the coding sequence ATGTCTGCTGCAGTCGAGGAAGTGGCACCCGGGATCTTCCGAATCAGGGATACCTGCAACGTCTATGTGATCCGCAACGAGTCCGAAGGTGTAAGCCCGGCCACCGGCGTCGCCGTCGACTTCGGTGATGGCACGGTTCTCGATCACCTCGACGAGATGGGCATCGAGCGCCTGACGCACATTCTGATGACCCATCACCACCGCGATCAGGGCCAGGGACTGCCACGTGCGGTCGAAGCCGGTATCGAGATCCACGTTCCCCCGGTCGAACAGGACCTGTTCGCCGCAGTGGATCGGATGTGGGCCGGCCGCCCCATCGCCAACGACTACAACCTTCGCCAGGACAAGTTCTCTCTCCTGGACCCGGTCCCCATCGCGGGCACGGTCCCGGAGTACCGGATGGCCACTTACGGTGGCATCGACGTCCGGGTGCTGCCGACTCCGGGTCACACCACCGGGTCGGTGACGTACGTCGTCGCCCACCGGGGCCGGGAGATCGCGTTCACCGGTGACCTCATCTACGCGCCGGGGAAGGTGTGGTCGCTCGCGGCGACCCAGTGGTCCTACACCGAGAACGAGGGCCCCGCGATGGCCGTGCTCAGCTGCTTGCAGCTCATCGACGAGCCGCTGGACCTGCTGCTGCCGTCCCACGGCGAGCCGATGGACGACCCTCGGTCCGCGCTCAGCTTGCTGGCCGAGCGGATGGGTCGTTATGTCGACTCCCGGCGGCCGCACCCGTGGGACCTGCGCGACCGGCTGGATAATCCGTTCGTCGAGCTGACGCCGCATCTCTTGCTGAACCGGACCAGTAACGCGTGTTCGTATGTCCTGTTGTCCGACGCCGGAACCGCGATGGTGATCGACTACGGCTACGACATGACCACCGGGCTGCCCGCTGGCACCGACCGCGCGTCGAGGCGGCCGTGGCTGGCATCGCTGCCCGCGCTGCGGCGGCAGTACGGCGTAGAGAAGATCGAGGTCGCCCTGCCCACGCACTATCACGACGATCACGTCGCGGGGATGCCGCTGCTGCGCGAGGCGGAGGGCACGGAAGTATGGGCACCGGCGAATGTCGCGCCCATCCTCGAACATCCAGAACGTTACGACCTCCCGTGCCTCTGGTACGACCCCATTCCGGTCGACCGGGAGCTGCCCGTGGGGGCGGCTTTCCATTGGCGGGAGCACGCGATCACCGTGCATGAACTCCCTGGGCACACTCTCTATGCCGCGGGTTTCGAGTTCGAGGTGGACGGCGTCCGGGTGATGGTGACCGGCGATCAGCAAGATATCCAGGGCGTGCCCGGCGAGCGCCGGGAGATCCTGAACTACCAGTACCGAAACCTGTTCCGCATCCACGACTTCCAGGACAGCGCGGCGCTGTATCGCAAGGTCGCACCGGGGCTGATGGTCAGCGGGCACTGGAAGCACCGATGGGTCGACGACGCCTATCTCGACCTGCTCGCCGAACAAGCGGACGAGGTCGTGCACATCCATCATGAGCTGTTGCCGCTCGACGAGTTCGATCTCGGAGCCGACGGCAACGCTGTCACCATCCGGCCGTACCGCAGCTCAGTGCCGGCCGGGGGGCAAGTGCGCTTCGAGGTCACGGTGCGCAACCCGTTGCCCGGTGCCACGGACGCCGCGATTCATCCGGTGCTTCCCGAGGGGTGGTCTTCCGTCCCGGAGGTGGTGATCCTTAAGCTCGGACCGGGCGAGGTGACAACTGCCTCGGTTGATGTCGTAGCCGGTGATTCCGTGCAAGCACGGGCGCGGGTGGCGATGGATGTGACGTTCGGCCGTCTACGCTTGGGCCAGCATGCCGAGGCCTTGGTCAACGTCGTCCCGGCAGAGTAG
- a CDS encoding alpha-mannosidase, with product MTTERPVATPDRTLHMVGNAHLDPVWLWPWQEGYQEARATFWSAIHRMDEYPDFVFTCDQMVLLSWVEESDPELFERIRERVAEGRWVNTGGWWVEPDCNMPGGESFVRQGLYGQRYLHERFGIVSTVGMNVDPFGHNAMLPQILRGQRMDSYCFLRPGPHESELDGTAFWWEAPDGSRVLAYRIPFEYCSPPGDVAHQAGKALAQLDRSLGDVMVFYGVGNHGGGPTKANIESIYRYDQMGTFGRMSMSSPRRYFDELVARKGEAGMADLPVWRDDLQHHAAGCYSAHSGIKAWVRRTQAALLSAERWAVIGSVTDGLSYPRRELDHGWKQLLFNQFHDILPGSAIEPAYDDARDQLGEAVALSKRIITRVHNVIARQVDVPAEDGTQPVLVFNPHPWQVSTDVELQYGVQPTGVHVVDADGRQTPSQPTQSVATTNDKGRGAAVFRAELPALGYRLYRLRPGSAPADIPWSNEAPGLLRASQTVLENDILRAEFDPASGWLNSLLDKRTGTDVVAGARGEHTQICEDPTDTWGHHVVSYAAAGKAMDLTAMVLREDGPERARLRVEREWGRSTLVEEFILRQGADELEVRVTLDWREQAHLLKMRFPTALENPTATYEIPFGTLERPVDGAEEPGQSWVDLTGEMTTSGGTTRRAGLAVINNAKHGYDVSPGDDSATPSIGITAVRSPVYSWHDPKLLDDDGFYSFQDQGVQRFSYLLVPHAGEWREAGLARRAALLGAPPRAMLESFHPGALPAEQSFAADGGGQVMITALKGWQDGDADTPEVIVRAVETTGAPASARLRLPFIDRVIESGFGPSQIRTFRVPRDPAAPIVEVDLLEWDIDDGPAAGGGE from the coding sequence ATGACTACCGAGCGCCCGGTCGCGACACCGGACCGCACCCTGCACATGGTGGGCAACGCCCATCTCGACCCGGTCTGGTTGTGGCCATGGCAGGAGGGGTACCAGGAGGCGAGGGCGACGTTCTGGTCCGCCATCCATCGAATGGACGAGTACCCGGACTTCGTCTTCACCTGCGACCAGATGGTGCTGCTCTCCTGGGTGGAGGAGTCCGACCCCGAACTGTTCGAGCGGATCCGGGAACGGGTGGCCGAGGGCCGCTGGGTCAACACCGGGGGCTGGTGGGTGGAGCCGGACTGCAACATGCCCGGTGGCGAGTCGTTCGTCCGTCAAGGGCTCTACGGGCAGCGCTACCTGCACGAGCGTTTCGGGATCGTCTCGACGGTCGGCATGAACGTCGACCCCTTCGGGCACAATGCCATGCTCCCGCAGATCCTGCGTGGCCAGCGGATGGACTCCTACTGCTTCCTGCGCCCCGGACCGCACGAGAGTGAGCTCGACGGCACAGCGTTCTGGTGGGAGGCCCCGGACGGCAGCCGGGTTCTCGCGTACCGGATCCCGTTCGAGTACTGCAGCCCGCCCGGCGACGTCGCTCATCAGGCCGGGAAGGCATTGGCGCAGCTCGACCGTTCGCTCGGGGACGTGATGGTGTTCTACGGAGTGGGCAACCACGGCGGTGGTCCCACCAAGGCCAACATCGAGTCGATCTACCGATACGACCAGATGGGAACCTTCGGGAGGATGTCGATGTCTTCGCCGCGCCGCTACTTCGACGAACTGGTCGCGAGGAAGGGCGAGGCCGGAATGGCAGATCTGCCGGTATGGCGTGACGACCTGCAGCACCACGCCGCCGGCTGTTATTCGGCCCACTCCGGCATCAAGGCCTGGGTCCGCAGGACCCAGGCCGCGCTCCTCAGCGCTGAACGCTGGGCCGTCATCGGCTCGGTCACCGACGGGCTGAGCTATCCCCGGCGGGAACTCGACCACGGGTGGAAACAGCTGCTGTTCAACCAGTTTCACGACATCCTGCCCGGCTCGGCGATCGAACCTGCCTACGACGACGCCCGCGACCAGCTCGGCGAGGCCGTGGCGCTGTCCAAACGCATCATCACCCGAGTGCACAACGTCATAGCGCGGCAGGTGGATGTCCCAGCCGAGGACGGCACCCAGCCGGTCCTCGTGTTCAACCCGCATCCGTGGCAGGTGAGCACCGACGTCGAGCTGCAGTACGGCGTTCAGCCGACCGGCGTCCACGTCGTCGACGCCGACGGCCGGCAGACCCCGTCGCAGCCCACCCAGTCCGTGGCGACCACCAACGACAAAGGCCGCGGTGCCGCGGTGTTCCGCGCCGAGCTGCCTGCGCTGGGGTATCGCCTGTACCGGCTGCGCCCTGGATCCGCTCCCGCGGACATCCCGTGGAGCAACGAGGCGCCGGGGTTGCTCCGCGCGTCGCAGACCGTCCTCGAGAACGACATCCTGCGAGCGGAGTTCGACCCAGCCAGCGGCTGGCTGAACAGCCTCCTCGACAAACGGACCGGGACGGACGTCGTCGCCGGCGCCCGCGGCGAACACACCCAGATCTGCGAAGACCCGACCGACACCTGGGGACACCACGTGGTCTCCTACGCCGCTGCCGGGAAGGCCATGGACCTCACCGCCATGGTGCTACGTGAGGACGGCCCGGAACGCGCCCGGCTGCGCGTCGAACGCGAGTGGGGCCGCTCCACCCTGGTGGAAGAGTTCATCCTGCGGCAGGGCGCCGACGAGCTGGAAGTGCGCGTCACCCTCGACTGGCGGGAGCAGGCGCACCTGCTGAAGATGCGTTTCCCCACTGCGCTGGAGAATCCCACCGCCACCTACGAGATTCCGTTCGGCACGCTCGAGCGTCCGGTGGACGGAGCCGAAGAACCCGGCCAGTCGTGGGTGGATCTCACTGGGGAGATGACCACGTCCGGCGGGACCACCCGGCGCGCCGGCTTGGCCGTGATCAACAACGCCAAACACGGCTACGACGTCTCGCCGGGCGACGATTCCGCGACACCCAGCATCGGTATCACCGCGGTCCGCAGCCCGGTGTATTCGTGGCACGACCCGAAGCTCCTCGACGACGACGGCTTCTACTCCTTCCAGGACCAGGGCGTACAGCGATTCAGTTACCTGCTGGTCCCGCACGCCGGAGAATGGCGCGAGGCCGGGCTGGCCCGCCGCGCAGCACTGCTCGGGGCTCCGCCACGCGCCATGCTGGAGAGCTTCCACCCGGGAGCCCTCCCGGCCGAGCAGAGTTTCGCCGCCGACGGTGGTGGCCAGGTCATGATCACGGCGCTGAAGGGCTGGCAGGATGGTGACGCCGACACCCCGGAGGTAATCGTTCGGGCGGTGGAGACAACGGGTGCGCCGGCCTCCGCGCGGCTGCGGCTGCCGTTCATCGACCGCGTGATCGAATCTGGTTTCGGGCCTAGCCAGATCCGCACGTTCCGTGTTCCCCGCGACCCGGCGGCGCCGATAGTCGAAGTCGACCTGCTGGAGTGGGATATCGACGACGGTCCGGCCGCCGGCGGCGGCGAATGA